CACCAGAATAATGTCCATTCCATCTCAGAATCAATCATATCCTGTTTTCCCAGCTTGGAGATTCTTgatctttcttcaaataaCTTGTCAACATTGCCAGGAAATTTAAGCCAACTTAAGAACTTACGAATCATCCTGATCCGTAATAACAAGTTCAAATACTTGCCTCCCGTACTAGCGGAATTACCCAGTATCAATTTGATGGAGATCGCTGAAAATCCTTTAGTTGTTCCCTCGCTTGAACTCATCAGATCGTTACAAAAACTGAATAGCGACTACGATTGGATTCTTGAACTAAAATCGTACTTGATGGCTCACAAATCACTTTTAGACTTCAAAATTCAAGAGCAGCAACAAAATCTCCAGAAACAAAGCCAGCCTCTTCTGGCACCTCCTGCTTTACCCAATGGTCAACAGCCAATGCTTACAAGACCCAAAAGCATCTCAGACAAGTCAAAGGCATCTAGAGcagcaagaagaatggGATTGTTGATTAAACGAGAAGATGCCTCGAGTCCCCCAAGTTCAGCTGATGCCAGTAGTGTCAGTATCCATGATAGCACTAATGATACGTTTGCGTCTTCAGGTGTTCTGAATGCCAATTCAACTCTAGATGATACTACTGCCAGCTTCCCATTTGCTTCGCAGGCTCAAACCAATGGAAATCACAGTATTATAAATACTACTAGCATACTTACAGGCGGTAGCGATTATCTTCATACCGACTTCACAAACACTTTGAGCAACCCCTCGTCTGCATCTGCTATagaaacttctttctctatagttacaccaccaccaccaaacATGACCATGTCCACAACTACAGCCACCACAGCATCAAATTCTCCAACATCTATTGCCGCACCAATCTCTAAGACTGCTAATGCTTCTGTGGCTTCATCAAATACAACGTCAAATGTATCTACATTAAGTCGTCCTACaagcagaaacagatctCGGTCTAATACGCTTAAGGAAATAGATAGGATTTTAGAGAAAAACGATAAAGTTGATACAGAACACAAATCGGGCGCTTATTTCAGAAGGTTATCTACTCTACAAGAAATTCCAGGAGATAAGAAGGATGTTCAATCCGAGAATGTGAGACTGATCCAAAACTCTCAGACCACTAAAACTAATGAAGATACAATTACAAAAACACATTCGGCAGCAAATAGAACAGCTCCCGCAATAGTTTCCAATGACATTTCTCCTTCAAGAACCAATCCAGTAGCTGTTGCCAATAAGAAACACCTGATACTGTCAATTGTGAAAGTCTCCCGAAAAGtattgttttctttcaGCGAGTTGCATTCCTCGGTAAGAAGATTCACTGGATTCTGCGCTGACAAGAAGGTCACCATGAAAATGGTTTCTCTCTTGTATACAACCAAATCCAACATAGACTCGTTGGTAGAGAATTTGGAGATTATGGAAGAAACAGGTACCAACCTAGACCAAATTGTCGCCTCCTTACATGTTTGCATCAGTTCATTCAAGGCAATCATGACTTTGCTTAGTGAAAACTTTGCATCATTCGTAGACAAGATAGATGTCTGTTTCATTCGGATGCTCTACTTGACGCTTTATGGGTCGTTCAACGAGTTACTAAATGCCTACAGAACACTTGTACCTGCAGTTCAGAAGCCTCCTCCTAAGTTTAATGTACCAGTTACCGCTGCTGCAACTGAGTCGACAAAACAAAAATTGTCTATCAATACTACTCATTTCGACCACGATGAtgtagatgaaaaattatatGTTACAATTGATTCTGCTACTACCACAGCTCAAAATATCTTCAGCGAGTTGAACAAAGCCATCAATAAGAGTGCAATTGCCAGTGCCTCATCTTCAGATCCAGCGACAAATGCTAGTGTTGCCAACAAGGTCAACGAATTAACCAATGTCTGTGTGTCATTTTTTGATATTAcaaagagattgaagacgaagttgATAACTATTCGAAATAACCCTTCTCAAACAACTAAAAAGTCGTTTGGAGAAGATATCAATTTGTTTATCAAATCCATAGTTCAAACATTAGCTTGTGTCAAGGGTATTGTCAAGGACTTGCCTATCTTAGATGACATTAGGGCTTCTATGTCTACTTTGACAAAGACTGCAAAGGAAGTGACGTATATGTTAGAAGTTTCATCCTACAAGACTTTGGCTACGGATAGTACAGGTACGCAATATCCGCCAGCATTGGTATCGATACCCAGTGTATCGAATCTCTTTACTCCTGTATCTGCTCATCCACCATTGCAATCGCCGTCGCTGGTTAACTTGGCTCAGCTTGCAAGTAATGGAAACATGGGAGTAACTAGAACACCTTTGACTTCATCGTTAACGGCTTCTTCCATCAAGACGTCATCGTTGTCAATATCAGGACCTT
This window of the Scheffersomyces stipitis CBS 6054 chromosome 6, complete sequence genome carries:
- a CDS encoding predicted protein, whose protein sequence is MSQSYLLHKSQLWPLLTDQLDAVHRKKSIKLANLPGSKLVVSDIIEVIKDFVNSYNPPLELERLSLQSCQLSEISGNFSSFSSSIKYLDLHQNNVHSISESIISCFPSLEILDLSSNNLSTLPGNLSQLKNLRIISIRNNKFKYLPPVLAELPSINLMEIAENPLVVPSLELIRSLQKSNSDYDWILELKSYLMAHKSLLDFKIQEQQQNLQKQSQPLSAPPALPNGQQPMLTRPKSISDKSKASRAARRMGLLIKREDASSPPSSADASSVSIHDSTNDTFASSGVSNANSTLDDTTASFPFASQAQTNGNHTSNSPTSIAAPISKTANASVASSNTTRNRSRSNTLKEIDRILEKNDKVDTEHKSGAYFRRLSTLQEIPGDKKDVQSENVRSIQNSQTTKTNEDTITKTHSAANRTAPAIVSNDISPSRTNPVAVANKKHSISSIVKVSRKVLFSFSELHSSVRRFTGFCADKKVTMKMVSLLYTTKSNIDSLVENLEIMEETGTNLDQIVASLHVCISSFKAIMTLLSENFASFVDKIDVCFIRMLYLTLYGSFNELLNAYRTLFNVPVTAAATESTKQKLSINTTHFDHDDVDEKLYVTIDSATTTAQNIFSELNKAINKSAIASASSSDPATNASVANKVNELTNVCVSFFDITKRLKTKLITIRNNPSQTTKKSFGEDINLFIKSIVQTLACVKGIVKDLPILDDIRASMSTLTKTAKEVTYMLEVSSYKTLATDSTGTQYPPALVSIPSVSNLFTPVSAHPPLQSPSSVNLAQLASNGNMGVTRTPLTSSLTASSIKTPGLVNGHNIGPLTAPTQSSGQYYAKNGMNPFDGLIMASRNHDREIVDAE